The nucleotide window GAGAGAGGTAAGCCGCACTTAAACATAGGAACTGTGGGTCACGTAGACCACGGAAAGACGACATTGACAGCGGCGATCACAAAAGTACTAGAGAAGGCAGGTGGA belongs to Thermodesulfobacteriota bacterium and includes:
- a CDS encoding GTP-binding protein, coding for MSKEKFERGKPHLNIGTVGHVDHGKTTLTAAITKVLEKAGG